In one Candidatus Poribacteria bacterium genomic region, the following are encoded:
- a CDS encoding serine hydroxymethyltransferase gives MNTFESKLGEVDPQIVEIASKDLTRQQNSLMLIPSENYASRAVMEAQSTILANKYAEGYPGERYYNGCKFMDETESLAIARAKALFGAEHVNVQPHAGSQANMAVYHALLEPGDTVLGMSLSHGGHLTHGDNVNFSGRYYNVIAYGVDAKTERIDMAEIARLAQAHRPKLIVVGATAYPRHFDFAAWREVADSVDAYLLTDIAHIAGLIAGGVHPDPVPYSDVVTTTTHKTLRGPRGAMIMCKSEYANQIDRAVFPGLQGGPFLHTVAARAVAFKEASEPAFKTYQAQIVKNAKALAARLIENGFRLVSGGTDNHLMLIDLTSKYEKLSGRQAADHLEDAGIIVNKNTIPFDKRKPRTTSGLRIGTPMITTRGMKEDDMVQVADYIAETLENRQKVSIKRRIRKKVEEFCTQFPIYEYLK, from the coding sequence ATGAACACGTTTGAATCCAAATTGGGTGAAGTCGATCCGCAGATTGTGGAAATCGCCTCTAAAGACTTGACACGCCAGCAAAATTCTCTCATGCTAATCCCATCGGAGAACTACGCCAGCCGTGCGGTTATGGAGGCGCAGAGTACTATTCTCGCTAACAAGTATGCCGAGGGCTACCCTGGTGAACGTTACTATAACGGGTGTAAGTTTATGGACGAAACCGAGTCGCTCGCGATTGCGCGCGCCAAAGCACTCTTCGGTGCCGAACACGTTAACGTCCAACCACACGCAGGCAGCCAAGCGAACATGGCGGTCTACCACGCGCTGCTCGAACCCGGAGACACGGTTTTAGGTATGTCCCTCAGTCACGGTGGACATCTCACCCATGGTGATAATGTCAACTTTTCGGGACGCTATTACAATGTTATTGCGTATGGTGTAGATGCCAAGACTGAACGTATTGACATGGCAGAGATTGCGCGGCTTGCCCAAGCGCATCGTCCAAAACTCATTGTTGTTGGGGCAACTGCTTATCCTCGACATTTCGACTTTGCGGCGTGGCGAGAGGTCGCCGATTCGGTGGATGCGTATCTACTCACAGATATAGCGCATATCGCAGGACTTATCGCAGGTGGCGTTCATCCAGACCCTGTTCCATATAGCGATGTGGTTACGACTACAACCCATAAAACCTTACGCGGTCCCCGTGGTGCCATGATTATGTGTAAATCTGAATACGCAAACCAGATTGACCGTGCTGTTTTCCCCGGTCTACAAGGTGGTCCCTTTCTTCACACAGTCGCGGCGAGAGCTGTCGCCTTCAAGGAAGCCAGCGAACCCGCTTTTAAAACATATCAAGCGCAGATTGTTAAAAATGCCAAAGCACTCGCTGCGCGGCTCATCGAAAATGGGTTCCGGTTAGTGAGCGGCGGCACGGATAATCATCTGATGCTGATCGATCTCACTTCCAAATACGAAAAACTCAGTGGACGACAAGCCGCAGATCACTTAGAAGATGCTGGAATTATCGTTAATAAAAATACCATTCCTTTCGACAAACGGAAGCCAAGAACCACGAGCGGTCTACGTATCGGGACTCCCATGATTACCACGCGCGGTATGAAAGAAGATGACATGGTTCAGGTCGCCGATTACATCGCTGAGACGCTTGAAAATAGACAAAAAGTCTCCATTAAACGCCGAATTCGGAAGAAGGTTGAGGAATTCTGCACACAATTCCCGATTTACGAGTATTTAAAATAG
- a CDS encoding bifunctional folylpolyglutamate synthase/dihydrofolate synthase has protein sequence MDYEAALAYIEAFIDYERSPDFARQTRFYNLNRISLLLEQLGNPQERLRVIHIAGSKGKGSTAALIASVLTRAGYKTGLFTSPHLITPRERCRIDDELISEAALAFYMDRLRPVIDAVSASEFGRVSFFEIYTALAFSYFADKATDFAVIEVGLGGRLDATNVVTPVTTVITPIGLEHTTILGETYAEIASEKAEIIKHGCPLALAPQHPEAQAVLEKIAKERNAPIVEVKDFIRSDFSTATPQIVYNIDGLPVAQHFDVATHSEHYPQLTLPLLGHHQCVNALTALAGIECLKRQGYGISKASVYAGFKNVKWEGRVQRIKSIPIVVLDGAHSPVSMEALCRTLRESFQYDQMIFVVSLMRDKNLTEVGNIVSKSADTVIATQVSDNPRVMPAETIRNAWAGTCRKLTVCPDPEKAIAKALSDASPTDLICITGSLYLVGQALKQFSVSDSNNW, from the coding sequence ATGGACTACGAAGCAGCACTTGCCTATATTGAAGCGTTCATCGACTATGAGAGAAGTCCTGACTTTGCTCGGCAGACAAGATTCTATAATCTAAATCGGATTTCGTTGTTATTGGAGCAACTCGGTAATCCGCAAGAGAGGCTGCGGGTCATCCATATTGCTGGAAGTAAGGGGAAAGGTTCGACCGCCGCACTTATTGCGTCGGTGCTTACTCGTGCAGGCTATAAGACCGGCTTGTTTACATCTCCGCATCTCATTACACCCCGAGAGAGGTGCCGAATTGATGATGAACTCATTTCGGAGGCGGCACTTGCTTTCTATATGGATAGGCTCAGGCCCGTAATTGACGCTGTTTCCGCTTCTGAGTTCGGACGCGTCTCGTTTTTTGAAATATACACCGCGCTTGCCTTTTCCTATTTCGCTGACAAAGCGACGGATTTCGCTGTTATCGAAGTCGGTTTAGGCGGCAGACTTGACGCAACAAATGTCGTCACACCTGTCACAACCGTTATTACACCGATCGGTTTGGAACATACGACGATCTTGGGCGAAACTTATGCCGAAATCGCAAGCGAGAAAGCAGAAATCATTAAACACGGGTGTCCGCTTGCACTTGCACCACAACATCCAGAAGCACAAGCCGTACTTGAAAAGATCGCCAAGGAACGGAATGCTCCAATTGTTGAAGTCAAAGATTTTATCCGAAGTGACTTTAGTACCGCTACCCCTCAGATCGTCTACAATATCGACGGTCTGCCTGTAGCACAGCACTTCGATGTGGCAACCCATTCGGAGCATTATCCGCAGCTGACTCTTCCACTTTTGGGACACCATCAATGTGTGAACGCCCTAACAGCACTCGCCGGGATTGAATGTCTGAAACGGCAAGGATATGGGATCTCGAAGGCGAGCGTTTACGCCGGATTCAAAAATGTAAAATGGGAGGGGCGGGTTCAACGAATTAAATCGATCCCGATTGTTGTGCTTGATGGTGCACACTCTCCCGTTTCAATGGAAGCCTTGTGTCGAACGCTCCGAGAAAGTTTTCAATACGATCAGATGATTTTCGTAGTGAGTTTAATGCGAGATAAGAACCTTACAGAAGTTGGTAATATTGTCTCAAAGAGTGCTGATACTGTGATTGCTACACAGGTTAGTGATAACCCGCGTGTTATGCCCGCTGAAACAATACGGAACGCATGGGCTGGGACATGCAGGAAGCTTACGGTCTGTCCAGACCCAGAAAAGGCGATTGCAAAGGCACTGTCCGATGCCTCACCTACAGATTTAATCTGTATCACAGGTTCGCTTTATCTTGTCGGCCAGGCATTGAAACAATTCTCGGTTTCGGACAGCAACAACTGGTAG